Proteins from a genomic interval of Chroococcidiopsis thermalis PCC 7203:
- the glpK gene encoding glycerol kinase GlpK — protein MQYILGLDLGTTGNRAILFDAEGAIAGQAYKELRQYYPQPGYLEHDPEEIWQDTYTCIQQILKHTGISANAIAAIGLSVQRETCLLWDKTTGKPLHKAIVWQDRRTASMCRQLQAKGQAKTIQERTGLIVDAYFSATKFAWLLDWVRDKNININLDNILAGTIDTWILWKLTGGKVHATDHSNASRTMLMNLAQGNWDSQLLDLFQIPDRIMPQIQPSLGMFGETDPQLLGEAIPIAAVFGDQQAALFAHGCDRPGMVKCTYGTGCFLIAHTGEELTRSHHQLLSTVAWTQVLANGRTATSYALEAAMFTTGACIQWLRDGLKLIDSAAETEHLARQVTDNNGVYFVPALSGLGAPRWDMSARGAFLGITGGVQREHMVRAVLEAIAYQVKEAIEAMNRDSSKAIEVLKVDGGACQNDFLMQFQADALGIPIERPVVLEATAQGAAFGAGLAIGYWTDYQKLCRSRKIDRIFEPGTGAIQAQENFHTWLKAVNRAQHWVDESHL, from the coding sequence ATGCAATACATTCTAGGATTAGATCTAGGCACGACAGGGAATCGAGCAATTTTGTTCGATGCTGAAGGTGCGATCGCTGGTCAAGCCTATAAAGAACTGAGGCAATATTATCCTCAACCTGGCTATTTAGAACACGATCCTGAAGAGATTTGGCAAGATACTTACACTTGTATACAACAAATTCTCAAACATACAGGTATTTCAGCAAATGCGATCGCGGCAATTGGTTTGTCGGTACAGCGAGAAACCTGTTTATTGTGGGATAAGACAACAGGTAAACCCTTGCACAAAGCAATTGTCTGGCAAGATCGGCGTACCGCGTCTATGTGTCGGCAATTACAAGCAAAAGGACAGGCAAAGACAATTCAAGAACGGACTGGATTAATTGTCGATGCCTACTTTTCGGCAACTAAATTCGCGTGGTTGCTCGATTGGGTACGGGATAAAAATATAAATATAAATCTGGATAATATTCTGGCTGGGACGATCGACACTTGGATCTTATGGAAATTAACGGGTGGCAAGGTTCACGCTACTGACCATAGTAATGCCAGCCGCACGATGTTGATGAATCTAGCGCAGGGAAATTGGGACTCGCAACTCCTCGATTTATTTCAGATTCCCGATCGCATCATGCCGCAAATTCAGCCGAGTTTGGGTATGTTTGGCGAAACCGATCCGCAACTACTGGGGGAAGCAATTCCGATCGCAGCGGTATTTGGCGATCAACAGGCGGCGCTATTTGCTCACGGGTGCGATCGTCCTGGTATGGTGAAATGTACGTATGGGACGGGATGTTTTTTAATCGCCCATACAGGTGAAGAACTGACGCGATCGCATCACCAGTTATTGTCAACTGTTGCCTGGACGCAAGTTTTAGCAAACGGAAGAACGGCGACGAGTTACGCTTTAGAAGCGGCTATGTTTACGACAGGTGCTTGCATTCAGTGGTTGCGAGATGGTTTGAAGCTGATCGATTCAGCTGCCGAAACCGAACACCTGGCGCGTCAAGTTACAGATAATAACGGTGTTTACTTCGTCCCAGCATTAAGTGGATTGGGTGCGCCTCGGTGGGATATGAGCGCCAGGGGTGCTTTTCTGGGAATTACAGGCGGCGTACAGCGCGAACACATGGTGAGAGCCGTTTTAGAAGCGATCGCTTATCAGGTAAAAGAGGCGATCGAGGCGATGAATCGAGATTCTAGCAAAGCGATTGAAGTCTTGAAAGTTGATGGAGGTGCTTGTCAAAATGACTTTTTAATGCAGTTCCAAGCCGATGCACTCGGAATTCCGATCGAGCGTCCAGTTGTTTTAGAAGCAACGGCTCAAGGTGCAGCCTTTGGTGCTGGATTGGCGATCGGTTATTGGACTGATTATCAAAAATTGTGTCGCAGTCGGAAAATCGACCGAATTTTTGAGCCAGGAACGGGGGCAATTCAAGCACAAGAAAATTTTCACACTTGGCTTAAAGCTGTTAACCGCGCTCAGCATTGGGTTGATGAATCTCATCTCTGA
- a CDS encoding DOPA 4,5-dioxygenase family protein, with translation MLEDTKEIADFHAHVYYDRQSREVAARVREELNTKFDVRLGRWHDNPIGPHPKPMYQVAFLPEQFGAIVSWLMLHRQGLDILVHPTTGNDVADHTNHALWLGDKLELNIEFLRAIKTT, from the coding sequence ATGCTAGAAGATACAAAGGAGATAGCAGATTTTCACGCTCATGTCTATTACGATCGCCAAAGTCGCGAAGTAGCAGCGCGTGTACGTGAAGAATTGAATACAAAATTCGACGTGAGGCTTGGGCGCTGGCATGACAATCCGATTGGTCCCCATCCCAAACCTATGTATCAAGTTGCCTTTTTACCAGAGCAATTTGGTGCGATTGTTTCCTGGTTAATGTTGCATCGTCAAGGATTAGATATTTTAGTCCATCCAACAACAGGTAACGATGTTGCCGACCATACAAACCATGCCCTTTGGTTAGGAGACAAGTTAGAGCTAAATATAGAGTTTCTTAGAGCCATTAAAACGACTTAA
- a CDS encoding cadmium resistance transporter gives MSRIGMAFAEGLIAFIATNIDDIIVLLLFFSQINANFRRRHIVIGQYLGFTTIVLASLPGFFGGLIVPREWIGLLGLLPIIIGFKQLVNRKIETVQVQTVTSFENSSYRNSTFSFLLSLLNPHTYKVAAVTLANGGDNISIYIPLFAGSQLASLSIILAVFFLMVGVWCAIAYLLTRQPTIANILSRYGQPIVPFILIGLGLFILYERGTFGLIFSA, from the coding sequence ATGAGTAGAATTGGCATGGCTTTTGCAGAAGGTTTAATCGCCTTTATTGCTACAAATATTGATGATATTATTGTCTTGCTACTCTTTTTCTCTCAAATAAATGCTAATTTTCGTCGTCGGCATATCGTTATCGGTCAGTATCTAGGTTTTACAACTATTGTTTTGGCTAGCTTACCAGGTTTTTTTGGTGGTTTAATTGTACCGCGAGAATGGATTGGTTTACTAGGACTCTTGCCAATAATAATTGGGTTTAAGCAATTAGTAAATCGCAAAATAGAAACCGTACAAGTACAAACAGTAACCAGCTTTGAAAATTCTAGTTATCGTAATTCCACATTTTCTTTCCTTTTAAGTCTTCTGAACCCTCATACTTATAAAGTTGCAGCAGTAACACTTGCTAATGGGGGCGATAATATTAGTATCTATATTCCGTTATTTGCTGGTAGTCAACTTGCTAGTTTAAGTATAATTCTCGCTGTATTTTTTTTGATGGTAGGAGTTTGGTGTGCGATCGCCTATTTATTAACTCGCCAACCTACTATTGCCAATATTTTAAGTCGCTACGGTCAACCGATAGTTCCTTTCATATTGATTGGCTTAGGTTTATTTATTCTGTATGAAAGAGGCACGTTCGGGCTAATATTTTCAGCTTGA
- the pyrE gene encoding orotate phosphoribosyltransferase — translation MTTDLTALRQELLDLLCQLAYKEGDFVLSSGQRSSYYINGKLVTLHPQGALAIGRLLLSLLPPDTQAVAGLTLGADPIVSAVSVVSAIENRPIPALIIRKETKGHGTRAYIEGPVLPDGALVVVLEDVVTTGQSAMKAVERLREAGYKVEEVISLVDRKQGGAELYAAKGLKFRTLFSIEELQARYQQMNS, via the coding sequence ATGACAACCGATTTAACTGCACTACGCCAAGAACTACTCGATCTACTCTGTCAACTTGCCTACAAAGAGGGTGATTTTGTCCTGTCTTCTGGTCAACGCAGTTCTTATTACATTAATGGCAAATTAGTTACGTTACACCCTCAAGGTGCTTTGGCGATCGGTCGTTTGTTATTATCTCTGCTACCACCAGACACGCAAGCAGTGGCAGGATTGACACTGGGAGCCGATCCCATTGTTAGTGCCGTGAGTGTGGTTTCTGCGATTGAAAATCGTCCCATTCCAGCTTTGATTATTCGTAAAGAAACTAAAGGACATGGTACGAGAGCGTATATTGAAGGTCCAGTATTACCAGATGGTGCTTTGGTTGTGGTTCTAGAAGATGTTGTCACGACTGGACAATCAGCAATGAAAGCAGTTGAAAGATTGCGAGAGGCGGGGTATAAAGTTGAGGAAGTTATATCGTTGGTAGATAGAAAGCAAGGTGGTGCTGAGTTATATGCAGCGAAAGGATTGAAGTTTCGGACATTATTTTCCATTGAGGAGCTTCAAGCACGATATCAGCAAATGAATTCTTAA